Proteins encoded within one genomic window of Pongo pygmaeus isolate AG05252 chromosome 4, NHGRI_mPonPyg2-v2.0_pri, whole genome shotgun sequence:
- the CARD6 gene encoding caspase recruitment domain-containing protein 6 isoform X1, which produces MATESTASEIIERERKKLLEILQHDPDSILDTLTSRRLISEEEYETLENVTDLLKKSRKLLILVQKKGEATCQHFLKCLFSTFPQSAAICGLRHEVLKHENIVPPQSMGASNNSEDAFSPGIKQPESPEFTVFFSEKEHLDLETSEFFRDKKTSYRETALSARKNEKEYDTPKVTLSYSVEKVGYEVPATITYIKDGQRYEELDDSLYLGKEEYLASVDSPEDAEATVEEEVYDDPEHVGYDGEEDFENSETTEFSGEEPSYEESETSLSLEEEQEKSIEERKKVFKDVLLCLNMDRSRKVLPDFVKQFSLDRGCKWTPESPGDLAWNFLMKVQALDVTARDSILRHKVLDEDSKEDLLAGVENLEIQDIQTINPLDVLCAAMLCSDSSLQRQVMSNMYQCQFALPLLLPDAENNKSILMLGAMKDIVKKQSTQFSGGPTEDTEKFLTLMKMPVISFVRLGYCSFSKSRILNTLLSPAQLKLHKIFLHQDLPLLVLPRQISDGLVEITWCFPDSDDRKENPYFFQKPVALANLRGNLESFWTQFGFLMEVSSAVFFFTDCLGEKEWNLLMFFGEAAIERCYFVLSSQARESEEAQIFQRILNLKPAQLLFWERGDAGDRRKNMEGLQAALQEVMFSSCLRCVSVEDMAALARELGFQVDEDFENTQRIQVSSGEDMAGTAEGEGQQRHSQLKISSKSQALMLIQEPGTQCELSQNLQNLYGTPVFRPLLENSWLFPTRIGGNFNHVSLKAPWVMGRPFGSEQRPKWLCPLPFQNARAQGRDKSFGIQSFHPQIFYSGERFMKFSRAARGCHLNGTFGRPPRPICQHVQACPERPQIMGTLERSRAVASKIGHSYSLDSQPARAVGKPWPQQACTRGMELTEATGKLITSHIGKPHPQSFQPAGATQKLRPASQQGAQMKTQSRASNPALQIVSHPMSKSSHFKSDQSNPSTVKHSQPKPFHSVPSQPKPSQTKSCQSQPSQTKPSPCKSTQPKPSQPWPPQSKPSQPRPTQPKSSSTNPSQAKAHHSKAGPKRGGKH; this is translated from the exons aagttttaaaacatgaaaatatagtACCTCCTCAGTCTATGGGGGCAAGCAATAATTCAGAAGATGCTTTTTCTCCTGGAATAAAACAGCCTGAGTCCCCTGAGTTCACAGTGTTCTTCAGTGAGAAGGAACACTTGGATTTGGAAACCTCTGAGTTTTTCAGGGACAAGAAAACTAGTTATAGGGAAACAGCTTTGTCTGCCAGGAAGAATGAGAAGGAATATGACACACCAAAAGTCACATTATCATACTCAGTTGAGAAAGTTGGATATGAAGTTCCAGCAactattacatatataaaagatGGACAGAGATATGAGGAGCTAGATGATTCTTTAtacttaggaaaagaggaatatctaGCATCTGTTGACTCCCCTGAAGATGCAGAAGCCACTGTGGAAGAGGAGGTTTATGATGACCCAGAGCACGTTGGATATGATGGTGAAGAGGACTTTGAGAATTCAGAAACCACAGAGTTCTCTGGTGAAGAACCAAGTTATGAGGAATCAGAAACCAGCCTTTCATTGGAGGAGGAACAGGAGAAAAGTATAGAAG aaagaaaaaaggtgtTTAAAGATGTCCTGTTATGTTTGAACATGGATAGAAGCAGAAAGGTTCTGCCAGATTTTGTTAAACAATTCTCCTTAGATCGAGGATGTAAGTGGACCCCGGAGAGTCCAGGAGACTTAGCCTGGAATTTCCTGATGAAAGTTCAAGCACTAGATGTGACGGCTAGGGATTCAATCCTCAGGCACAAGGTTCTGGATGAAGATAGCAAGGAGGATTTGCTGGCTGGAGTGGAGAATTTGGAAATTCAAGACATACAAACCATTAATCCCCTCGACGTCCTTTGTGCCGCCATGCTGTGTTCAGATAGCTCTTTGCAACGCCAAGTCATGTCAAACATGTATCAGTGCCAGTTTGCTCTTCCCCTGCTACTGCCAGATgcagaaaacaacaaaagcatCTTAATGCTGGGGGCCATGAAGGACATTGTGAAGAAGCAGTCAACACAGTTTTCAGGGGGGCCTACAGAGgatacagaaaagtttctgaCTCTCATGAAGATGCCTGTCATCTCTTTTGTGCGTCTAGGATACTGTAGCTTCTCTAAGTCCAGAATCCTCAACACACTTCTCAGCCCTGCCCAGTTGAAATTACACAAAATCTTTCTTCATCAAGATTTGCCTCTTTTGGTGCTTCCCCGGCAAATCTCTGATGGCCTGGTTGAGATAACATGGTGTTTTCCTGATAGCGATGATAGAAAGGAAAACCCCTATTTTTTCCAAAAGCCTGTTGCTCTGGCTAATCTCCGTGGAAATCTAGAAAGCTTTTGGACTCAGTTTGGTTTTTTGATGGAAGTTTCTTCAGCTGTGTTTTTTTTCACTGACTGTCTAGGTGAGAAGGAATGGAACTTGCTAATGTTTTTTGGAGAAGCTGCCATTGAAAGATGCTACTTTGTTCTCAGTTCCCAAGCCAGGGAGAGTGAAGAGGCTCAAATTTTTCAGAGGATACTGAACTTGAAGCCAGCACAGCTACTGTTTTGGGAGAGGGGAGATGCTGGGGATAGAAGGAAGAACATGGAGGGCCTTCAAGCTGCCCTCCAGGAAGTGATGTTCTCTTCTTGCCTCAGATGTGTGTCTGTGGAGGATATGGCCGCCCTGGCCAGGGAGCTGGGGTTTCAGGTAGATGAAGACTTTGAAAACACTCAGAGAATTCAAGTTTCCTCTGGAGAAGACATGGCTGGGACAGCTGAAGGTGAGGGTCAGCAAAGACACAGTCAGCTAAAAATCTCATCTAAAAGCCAAGCTCTAATGCTGATTCAAGAGCCTGGGACTCAATGTGAGCTCAGCCAGAATCTTCAGAATCTCTATGGTACCCCAGTATTCAGGCCTCTTCTAGAGAACTCCTGGCTCTTTCCAACCAGAATTGGAGGTAACTTTAACCATGTTTCCTTGAAAGCCCCCTGGGTTATGGGCCGCCCCTTTGGGTCAGAGCAGAGGCCTAAGTGGCTCTGTCCTTTGCCTTTTCAGAATGCAAGGGCCCAGGGCCGAGATAAAAGTTTTGGTATTCAATCCTTCCATCCCCAGATATTTTATTCAGGTGAAAGATTCATGAAATTTTCCAGAGCTGCTCGGGGATGTCACTTGAATGGAACATTTGGGAGACCGCCAAGACCCATTTGTCAGCATGTGCAGGCCTGCCCTGAGAGACCACAAATTATGGGAACTCTTGAAAGGTCTAGGGCAGTAGCCTCCAAGATAGGTCACTCCTATTCCCTGGATTCACAGCCAGCAAGAGCAGTAGGGAAGCCATGGCCTCAGCAAGCTTGCACCAGGGGAATGGAGTTAACTGAAGCAACTGGAAAACTGATAACATCCCATATTGGAAAGCCTCACCCTCAGTCCTTTCAACCAGCAGGAGCCACACAAAAACTAAGACCTGCTTCTCAGCAAGGAGCCCAGATGAAGACACAGAGTAGGGCTTCAAATCCAGCTCTCCAAATAGTGTCCCACCCTATGTCCAAGAGCTCTCATTTCAAATCCGACCAGTCCAACCCATCCACAGTCAAACACTCCCAGCCTAAACCCTTCCATTCTGTGCCCTCTCAACCTAAACCCTCTCAGACAAAATCCTGTCAGTCCCAGCCCTCCCAAACTAAACCTTCTCCATGCAAATCCACTCAGCCTAAGCCAAgccagccctggcctccccagTCTAAGCCTTCTCAGCCCAGACCCACTCAACCTAAGTCATCCTCAACCAATCCTTCACAAGCTAAAGCACACCACTCAAAAGCAGGGCCAAAGAGGGGAGGGAAGCATTAA